cagctcgctggtcaccatagcagcacccacctgtagcacgcgctccagcaggtttatctctctggtcaccccaagccaattcctcctttggccacctctccagttctctgctgccaatgactggaacgaaatacaaaaatctctgaaactggaaacacttatctccctcactagctttaagcaccagctgtcagagcagctcacaggttactgcacctgtacatagcccatctacaatttagcccaaactacctcttcccctactgtatttatttagctcctttgcaccccattattttgttttctactttgcacattcttccactgcaaatctaccattccagtgttaaactcactatattgtatttactttgtcaCCATGGCCTTTACTtcccctttacctcccttatctcacatGGTATATAGacatatttttctactgtattattgactgtatgtttcttTTACTCCATGAGTAACTCTGTGTtgcgtgtcgaactgctttgcttcatcttggccagggcgcaattgtaaatgagaacttttgGCATCTGGCTATTTTCCCCGTCAACCATCTGGTATATCCACTAGAAACCCATGAACTATATGGACAcatgaaaaataaatatattcaGTTAAAGTATAAATTATCAAAGTTAGATTgcctgttaattaccaaaatgaAAGTGTTCAGTAAATTACCAGTAGCTTTGCAACCATATGACAGCTCCAATAAGCCCCTTATGGTGAACGAGAGGCTTGTAGAATCATTTCTATTTTAGCATTCAGTTCATAGTTTACTGTAGGGCTACTATTGGGCATTAAACAAAATGATTATAGATTCATTTCTCAGTAAGAGCCAAATTTCCATCACTAGAGAAATGCACCATATGAATTTACTGAGCAGGAGGCAAGGGTTTGATTGACCTATAGGCCATCTAATGTACCCTTTTGAGATGCAGAGTAAAGGTCCACATTGACTGTAGTTACCCATTTCACATTTATGATTAAAGAGTTGACAGTAAGGCCCTTAATTGACATGGTGTATATAACATATCTTGTAATAGTGCCCTCTGTGGTCAGAGGTAATGTCTTTTATAAACCTCATGTTAAACTTTCCCTATTGTTATGAACCAGTCACTAGTAAGGCTACAAATGTCAGTATTTATCACTGGGTAATGAGAAACTCAGTAAGATGGAGCAAAGAACCCAAATAGACTGATACAACATCCATTACTACAGGTCAATTACAAAACTtgtgatatttttttattgttttacaaCATGCCTTACCTCCAAAATACAGTAGTGTCGTCAACAAAAACACCTCAATGATACAGCTGTGTTGTACTGACCCAGTTTAACACTCCCCTCCCTATAAATACAAAGCCAGTAGGATCTATCAGACAAGCCAGGAGTCCTGGACTGAGGCTGGAGGCCGTAGCCTGGAGATGGAAGTGGTTTAGCTCTGGCCTCCCAGGGTGTGCTTGTCAAACAGGTACTCTGTCATCTTGTTTTTGACAGCATCCATCTTGGTGAGGTTGGTGATGTGGTCTCCCAGCTTCTTAATGGCCTCCACCTGCTCGTTCAGGTAATGGGTCTCCAGGAAGTCACACAGCTAAAGAGAAAAAACAGGTCAGACAAGAGAATGACTAGACTATTGTAGATACAGTAACACAAGAGCCTGGGGGTAATGGCATAAGTGCAGATAATGAGGTGTTTGCAGCTGTCTAACTCCTGCATGAGCTGCATTGTGTGTATAGTTTGCATCCGTGCGTCTGtggactagtgtgtgtgtgtgtagaggcagGTCACACAATCCAGTGTAATTAGTTAGCAGAGTTACAACAACCTGATCATCTCCTGAGACAGTACCTGTCTTCTATGTGATACATGTGATGTGCGATTCCTCATAACTTACATGGGGGTCAACCTTGTCAGAGGCAATCTTGTGCAGGTCCAACAGGGCCTGGTTCACATTCTTCTCCAGCTGCAGAGCACACTGCATGGCCTCCAGCCCATTGCCCCACTCATCACGTTCTGGCTTCTACACAGGACAGAGTGAACACAGGAGGGTTAGGGACTACTAGCAGATGTTTCTAGACATAATTAAAAGTCAACAGTTAAATCAGTACATCTCAAGATGGAGTCATTTTAACAGTCAATATGAACAACCACATAAGCTGGAGTTTGAAGCACATCATGGGTCCGGTGTGGCTCAGTCGATAgatcatggcgcttgcaacgccgaAGGTTTACAGAACCCCAGCTCAGAAAACACAACTCGTCCATCCTTTtcacagatgggctattgcagcagacaaccACACTCCGATCAGCTAAAAACAAGTGGCTCCAGTGGGCAATTGAGTGGAAATCATTGCCTGGAACAGTGAGTTCAGTTTACTGcgcagtccccagacctcaaacCAATAGAGaatctttgggatgagatggaacgggctgttcACAGCATGACTATATCGCCGtacaatctgcagcaactgcctGATGCCATCgtgtcagcatggaccaacatccctgtggaacatttcagacaccttgtagaatgccccaaaaaattcaggctgttctggaggcaaacaGGGGTCTGAGTAGATGTGTTTACCCACTTATTATttcacactcactagactttaccCCGACACACACTACATAAGCCCACAGACAAGCATATTGACACCAGTCacatatcctgattgcctagtcacttttaccccttacctacatgtacgtACTATATTTCTCAACAaccttgtacccctgcatatGTCTCAGTAAttcttgtatatagccttgttattcttTGTTCCCATATCCTTTTTCATTTAGCAAGTATgtcttaactctgcattgttgggaatggtCTCGTAAGTACGCATGTCACTGTAAAGTCGACACCTGTTCTATTAAGTGGacatgaccaataaaatttgatttgaaacagtCCAGTGAGCATATATTATATTAACATTGGGGGAGTTTGGATAGAGTGAATGGAGTTACACCCCTCATGCTCTTTCAGTGGTTATGAAGGAATGGAGGCAGTGTGTTCAGCTCTAAGCAGTCAGGACATTATCTCCTCTGGCCACCTTGCTCTAATACCAGGGCAGCCACATAGGGCGTGCCTTAGAATGAACTCAGTATTAACATGGATGACTACTCATCCAAAAACCATTGAAGTTAAGAGTATTAGAAGAAAAGGCTCTAGATTAAAGAACCCTTTTATATTCAGACTTCCTGCCATAGATTCTGGATCAACcacttggttccaggtagaaccttttcaaCTGAGACCAGAACCATTTCAACCAGAGAACCCTCTACGAAGAAGTTTACGTTTGTATACTGCGCAACAAAAACAACGCAAATGTGTTTTTCGACGCTCAGGCACTCACCTTGATCTCCTGAAGGACAATGCGTCCACCTCTCTTGTTCTGGAAGGAGAGTAGCTTGTCGGCGTGCTCGCGCTCCTCGTCGCTGTTCTCCTTGAAGAAATGCGCGAAGCCAGGCAGAGCCACATCGTCACGGGAGAAATAGAAAGCCTGCGTGGACAGACACAATTGTTTAGAAACACATGTCAAACGTGACTCATTCTATTATTAAGGGATCTAAGCATGATTGACACAGCAATATGATGCGGAAAATCATTAGCCTACTTGGTAACCTGCCAATTAACCTGTCAAGGCGATACGCTCTGTCCAAGGATATATTTATCAGCTTTATTTGAATGATAGGTCTACCTCAAGGCTGTTAATTGCCTAGGCGTACAGAAAATATTTAAACCCAGGCATAATAATACACATGTAAAGCAACAAAATGGTCCTCTTGGTAGCCAATTACAGTCCCCTTACCATTGATGTGTAGGTATAAGAGGCAAACATCTCCATGTTGATCATCCGGTTGATTGCAACTTCGCAATCTTGGTGATAGTTCTGGCGGACCTGAGACTCCATTTTCATTTTATATCAAAATGAACGGTGCAAAAATAGAGATTCTTAGATTATTTTACTAAAACAGTTCAAGTAAGTGTTACGTTAATCTGGAATGTTATATAGCGCGAGAGGCGGGCAGAAGAGTTCCGTTCAATCACTGTTGAAGCAAGAAGTTCTTCATTCGTCTTCCAAGAGTTGTGAAATGGAAGGAGCCTTGTTCGCTCTATTTATTGTTCCAAGCGGACCGCGTCAGTGAAATCGACCCTCTTCTTCGATGAGATTTGACGGCatgttggcatccaataaatgttgcattaccgccacctattagactggagtataactccctTATAGTCtacttatgttttttttttatcaacaacCACACCAACAATTAATAcaacaaataccctaccatctaaaaCTCCACTCACAAAAAAAACTCCACTATACTCCACTATTTACATCTATTTAGTCCTACTTCAGGCCAACAGCatgaaaggatgggacaccaccacttaacTAACTCAAAATaattaaaatcaaattttattagtcacatgcaccaaatacaacaggtgtaaaccttacagtgaaatgcttacttacgagcccctaaccgactgTGCAGTTAAAAAAAGACATATAAGAATAAGATATAAGAGATaaaactcttctgatgtcaagtctcgcacacccaaatacctctctacagctgccaccacaacctatATTTCCTGCGACTttacgttccatccctgcagtacagttgataaccattactATAAATgccaaaaatccaatcttactgaaacatatatcacttgttggtTTATCCCTCTGTGCTGGTACAGATCTACTCCTCACACCCCTCCTCTTTGGATCtctcccccttgacccatcttcctctacttcttaactgcctcagcatatgacaacttctgcactactctaaccctggaaacctcaacctgcttctctcgcacgggacatttctgatccccagctccatgggcaccccctaaaataaatcaaatcaaatcaaattgatttatatagcccttcttacatcagctgatattttaaagtgctgcacagaaacccagcctaaaaccccaaacagcaagcaatgcaggtgtagaagcacggtggctaggaaaaactccatagaaaggccaaaacctaggaagaaacctagagaggaaccaggctatgaggggtggccagtcctcttctggctgtgccgggtggagattataacagaacatggccaagatgttcaaatgttcataaatgaccagcatggtcaaataataataatcacagtagttgtcgagggtgcaacaagtcagcacctcaggagtaaatgtcagttggcttttcatagctgatcattaagagtatctctaccgcttctgctgtctctagagagttgaaaacagcaggtctgagacaggtagcacgtccggtgaacaggtcagggttccatagccgcaggcagaacagttgaaactggagcagcagcacggccaggtggactggggacagcaaggagtcatcatgccaggtagtcctgaggcatggtcctagggctcaggtcctccgagagagagaaagaaagaaagaaagagagaattagagagagcatacttaaattcacacaggacaccggataagacaggagaagtactccagatataacagactgaccctagccccccgacacataaactactgcagcataaatactggaggctgagacagtatCTCAGCCTCCAGCTGTTGTCTTCTCTGGGTCGAGGCGAAGGCTCTTTGTGGTGGGAAGATGCCCCATTTACATCATGCTAGTTAGCTTTAACCTGAATACATTTTTGTTCAGCTTCAGGTTGACCTCTCTGGCTCTCTGCAGGAGAGCTATGAGGTTTCTGTCATGATCTACCATTGCTTATTCGCTTGTGTCGCCACATCCATAGAGTAGAACGTCATCTGCGATCCCTCCCTTTTAGTCTCTGTAGTGTTTCACACTGTCTGCGCTGGTATTCTTCAACTTGTGAAGGAACattttatgtttgtgcttttctaataaccaatccAACtgggttcatgcaagtgactgattgattgtgcctgggaggaatcctcactatcagtacaAGCAATTTGGCAGTACCCCCAGAACATTGTTTTGAGAACCGAAAGGGgtgtctcagtttcaaggtctcagcttggagAGAAGAAGTCTTGTGcggtattggtcggtcacatgcatGAACCAAACGTTAATGATAAATTATTTATGAATAAGCATAATCATGCAAATATATCTTGTCTGTGTAAGCAGTACATAAGAGAACTAACAGGATTTCCCTGGCGTAGCTCCCAATCAACATGTACTATGTTGCATTAcgtttgttggaacctctccagctggCTGATAATAAATCATTATTTATTTAAGATGGACATCAGGTGTCCCTGGTGGTAATTTCCACGACAAGCTGGTGGCTTGATTCAAAATGGCATTCTGAGCCATCTATACCTGCTTATGGCTGTCCAGTAACTTTTGTGATGATGTCTGCTTTGTCCATTGAATGTATGGCCTTTGTAATCTTTTCTTTCAGTGGAATAGATATTCGTCTTAGTAGCTGCTGCCGGGCCGGGCTGCTGTGTCCACTTCTATCTAGGTTATCCTTGGAGATGATCTCCTCAGTTGTCATGGTGCCTCGGCGGATGTGGTGCTTGGGGTGTCGACGTGATGTAACACATGGCTGTGGTTCACATGTGTCacaacttccaccgaagtcggttcctctccttgttcgggtggcgttcaACGGTtggcgtcaccggtcttctagccatcgtcaatccacttttcattttccatttgttttgtcttgttttcctacacacctggttctcatttccctcattaagtgttgtgtatttaaccctctgttcccccccatgtctttgtgtggaattgtttgttgtaagtgcttgtacACATGGTtactggtgcgcgtcgggttttgtacccatgtcgGTATTTTctttatgccgttggttttgtAATTAAACaattacctagttctgctctcctgcgtctgactttaCTGCCACCAGTTATGCACCCCTTTACAACATGTTTGTAGGTTGAGTCTCTCACGTGTCAGTTGACAGCAGAGGAATCTGTGATGTCTCCATGTCCTTAAACTTGAGAGTGAACACTTTTCCATCGTGGTCTACTTTGACATTGCATTCTCCTGTTGGCTTTATCAGTGTGTCGTCATATAGCTTGAGCGTGGCTTTGCTTGACAGGGGAACTAGATTGCCATCTTGCATGACATGTTCTAGGTCCCCATAGCTTATGACATTCACTGTTGGATCCTGTGTCTAGTTGACATTTTAATGTATGGCTGGGGTCATAAGTCAATTGCTCATCACTGTGTGGAGCTAGCTTTAATTAGCCTTTTGTTGGTGCTGTCTTCCACAGAATTAACACGGGAGATGTACCAATTTGCATCGGTTTGGTTATATGACTGACTCATTGTCTACCTTTACTAGATTGAGTTGAGGTTTGTGCTGTGCTGGTTTGCAATCTCTGGCAAAATGGTTTTgtttggaaggaaggaaggaagcaggTGGGGAGTTTAATCATAAACTCATGATAGggcacaggtgtgcgtaatgagggttgccaggtgtgcgtaatgatgggctgCCAGGACCAGTGGTTAGTAAACCGCCGATGTTGAGCGCCGGAGCGGGAGTAGATGTGACACCATATGCTGGGCATTTGGCTTTAGCATGCACTGTTCCACAGTAATGACAAGTTGAGTCATTTGGCTATCTGTTTGGGACCACAGGTTTGGCCTTTTGATTCTGAACGTCGCTCACAGGAGGTATAATTCAGTCTCTGGTTCCCCTCTGCCAATTTTCTTGATTTGCATTTTGTGCTTGTTCACTTGAGTGAAAATCGTCTGACTTTATTCAGTGTGAGGTTCAGTTCTCTGATCATGCGTGCTCGTGTGCCTATAGCCTTAGTGCCAATGACAAGCCCGTCACTGATAAGTTCCTCTTGTAATGCGCCAAATTCTTATCTTTTAACTTCTTCAGATTTACGATGTACTGCTCTACATTTTCGCATTGACTTTGTTGACAAACATTaaacacattacatttacatttaagtcatttagcagacgctcttatccagagcgacttacaaattggtgcattcaccttatgatatccagtggaacaaccactttacaatagtgcatctaactcttttaagggggggggggggttagaaggattactttatcctatcctaggtattccttaaagaggtggggtttcaggtgtctccggaaggtggtgattgactccgctgacctggcgtcgtgagggagtttgttccaccattggggtgccagagcagcgaacagttttgactgggctgagcgggaactgtacttcctcagaggtagggaggcgagcaggccagaggtggatgaacgcagtgcccttgtttgggtgtagggcctgatcagagcctgaaggtacgggggtgccgttcccctcacagctccgtaggcaagcaccatggtcttgtagcggatgcgagcttcaactggaagccagtggagagagcggaggagcggggtgacgtgagagaacttgggaaagttgaacaccagacgggctgcggcgttctggatgagttgtaggggtttaatggcacaggcagggagcccagccaacagcgagttgcagtaatccagacgggagatgacaagtgcctggattaggacctgcgccgcttcctgcgtgaggcagggtcgtactctgcgaatgttgtagagcatgaacctacaggaacgggtcaccgccttgatgttagttgagaacgacagggtgttgtccaggatcacgccaaggttcttagcactctgggaggaggacacaatggagttgtcaaccgtgatggcgagatcatggaacgggcagtccttccccgggaggaagagcagctccgtcttgccgaggttcagcttgaggtggtgatccgtcatccacactgatatgtctgccagacatgcagagatgcgattcaccacctggttatcagaggggggaaaaaaacacatacCTCTCATATAGCAGATTTCTTGAAGGTTCAAAGTGTTACTgggtcctctctctctatctgcttcAGACATATGCAAATGCAGCTGTAACAGGTGGCATTTACTTTCCCATCACTGTTAGCGTAGTTGCAACAGACTTTTGTGCCCTTTTTGTCCAGACCGGTAGCCATCTTGCAAATTCCACATTGTGTTCGTTAAGAGACCTTTGTCCAAGTTTTGTGCAGATCGGTCATTCGGTGCCAGAAGAGTAGCGTTTTAAGTGTTTATCAAATTCAAAATGGCAGACAATCCATCAGGGAGGACCTTATGGGTCACAGAGTCAAATTTGTTCCTTGTGAGGAGAATGATGTGTGTACCAAATTTCATGACTTTAGGTCAAATGGGGTGATGGGCGTGACCTTTGACATTTGCATTTTCAATCTCTTGTTATAGCGCCACCATGTGGCCAATctgtgtaattttgtaaatgtcaGACCACTATTGCAAGACACATCATTCACACAAGTTTCATCAAAATTGGCCAGTGCTGTCTGATATCGCGTGACCTAACATACTAACAGACGAAAACTGATCCACAGTCTCCTCCCCGGTTTCACTGTGGAGAACAAGTctgcatgggatttctgttaATGCGACTCCACTTTAGTTATAATGCCAGTTCCACCAACGCAATTCCACCTCTGACGccgccaaaacaaccgctatgcaaATGTCAGCTAAAGCTAATCTGATTGAAGAGCCCAAATCACATTTCAATGAACACGGATGGCTGAACAGTAAGCAGGTCCAGATAGAGGCTGAAGATAGCCATGTCAGGTATGCTATAAGGCTAATGCTATAATAAAGCATTAGGCCTGGAAATGACCAGAATGACCAGAAAGGCACTGCATACAATTCTAACAGTAAATTATGCACTATCAGCACAAAAATGAAATGAGAGACGGCCATCAGACTAGTGTGTCTGCATGTAGCCTCAGCATTAAGTACATAGAGGATGAGGGCTCAGAAGCCAACGGTTCAGATGAGCTCCAGCAAGCCGTTTTTACATGGTCTTACCAGATTTAGGGCACAACAGTTTTTATATGCCGAGAGGAATAGGCCACTATACAATATTATTATATTCGTTACAGAATACTATATAAAAATTAAGTGGGGGACATTGTTGAACATATTTCCATATTTCCTCATTACCGTcacaaaagagaaaaaaaagagtgaAGACGTATTGTGCCTCTGTTCTCCTTTATAAGCCTTCCCCTTCACAAACTTCTGCCTCAGGACCAACCAAAAGTGTAATTGGCAGCAGGGGGTTTCAAACACAAAATGAGGAATTGAGCCCACATTCAAATGAGGAATTGAGTAGCATTGCGTGGTGTAAGCCACAGAAGGCCAGTAGCTGCGTGGCACTTTACAGTAGGGAAATCATTTCTAATCAAAGACACACATACACCGAGTGTACCAAATTttaggaataccttcctaataGAGTTGCAACCGgcttgctctcagaacagcctcaattcatcggggcatggactccacaaggtgtcgaaagcattccacagggatgctggcccatgttgacttcaatgcctCCCGCTTTTGTCCTTTTGGTGGTGGCCCATTCTTGAAACAcatggaaaactgttgagcgtgaaactcagagttgcagttcttgacacaaacaggtgcacctggcacctactaccataccccttgcccattcaccctctgaatggtctCATCCCCTTCGTCTACAACAggggtctccatccctgttcctggagtgaaaacctacaggagagtagctctccaggaacagggatggagaggcCTGagctacactgatttgaagtggatttaacgagtgacatcaataagggatcatagctttcacctggtcagtctgtcatggaaagagcaggtgttattGTTTTGTATACTGTGTGGGTCTTAATGCACCCCAGTTCACTTGGTACATATTCAGATGGGTTTGTGGTTTCTAGGAAGAAAGAGATACATGCAAATCGTAGACAAACACAAgactatacacagtgtacaaaacaggaacacctgctctttccatgacagactgaccagtatgaaagctatgatcccttattgatgtcacttgttagagccacttcaatcagtgtagatgaagggaaggtgacaggttaaataaggatttttaagccttgacacaTTTGAGACATGGGTTATGTATGTGTGCCTTGGGCAAgacagatttaagtgcctttgaacagggtaggtgccaggtgcaccggtttgactgtgtcaagaactgcaacgctgcagggttcttcacgctcaacagtttccctgtgcattaagaatggtccagcacccaaaggacatccagccaactggacacaactgtgggaagcattggagtcaacatgggccagcacccctatggaacgctttcgacaccttgtagagtccatgcctcaacgaatcgaggctgttctgagcgcaataggggatgcaactcaatagtatgaaggtgttcctaatgtttggtatactaaGTGTACAAGGCAACTATAGAGGGGTGTGCTGAGTATTTTTGTATGTAataaggcccacccatggctgcacccctgccaagtcatgtgaaatccatagattagggcttaatttatttcgattgactgatttccttatacaaaccaactcagtaaaatctttgaaattgttgcatgctgcgtttatatttttgttcagtataataaggAGGCTCGGGTAGAGCCTGAAGCTAGCATTAGCCATGGCAGGTATGCTATAAGGCTATGATAAAGCACTAGGCCTGGAAATGACCACAATGCGGGAAAGGCACTGCCCTTGTATAATACAATTATAACCGTAAAGAATGCACCATCAGCACAATAATGAAATGTGAGACAATGCCATCAGACTAgggtgcctgtatgtagcctcagcATTAAATACATAGCAGCTGAGGGCTCAGACAAACTCCAGCTAGCTGTTTTTACACGGTCCTAGGTCGTCCTGGATTTAGCGACCGACAGTTTTTTACACACCTAAAGATAATAGAGTAGCACTGTGTGATGTAAAGCCACAGAAAACCAGTAGCTGCTTGCCGCTTTACAGCGGGGAACAAATTTATAAAACAGTCAAATTCATCACGGTataaaaaacataaaaaaacatCGTCATGACCTTACACACATGCCAGTCATACAATCACTTCCAGAAAAAGCAATCTCATGACCAGCCCTCATGAATTAAGATGGCCTACTTAAAAAGAGAGCACAAGATATGAGGTGAATATCTTTTTATTTTGGCTTTTGAACATCAGAAGTACATTATTTAGAATGTTTTTATCATATACATTTCAAAATGTCTGATTGGACATAAAAAAATGAAGACTAAAAACGTGAAGACTACTCGTGCTGAaacagtaggcctagcctatccGGCACGATTGAAGATCCCCACAAAAGGAATGTCTACTTTTGTGTTTGGAACACTACTAGTTTAACATAATACGGTACTAATAATGTAAAAATCGGTACAGCTGTATTAACTTCTCATGGGGGACAGAAATCTACATTTTGATTTCTTCCTCAATCTAAGCCCCTATTTGATAACATACAGTAAGGCAAAATTATGAAGGCATTGTTGGCTGACTAAAGCTGGCTTCCTGTAGAGAATCTGGTGTTATTTACCACCGAGTCGTCGGCATACAGTCCTCTGATGGGAGGAAACCACTGGAACATCCTAGGTTTCATAGTCATGAAAGAGGACGTTTCATACAGTTTGTAGAACATTTCCAAATTGCCCTTCTGTCAAGTGCGTTACATAAAATCATTCCCAGAATGCGACTAAGAATGACCCTTACAACCCCCCGCCCCCTTCACTTCAAATAAATGTTCTTGTTTTAATATACTTAATCTCTCACTCTactgtctccccctgcctctttctctctcacccatctgtctctttccctccctcccccccccccgtctctctctaagCAGTGGGTATCCAGACACTCTTCCACTGGACGGCCTGTCTCCACATCTCTTCCAGGAGTGAGGCATGAGGCTGGGCccagtctctccctccatcctcctcctggCAGTGGAGCCACAGGCTCTTCAGAGGGCTGGCACACGTGTGCTGTAGGAACtggcaaccctgtgtgtgtgtgagagagagagattacacagCTCATTTATATACTCTACTGGAATGCAATTAAGTGCTAtttgttgttgtgtgagtatacaGGGGTCAAACATACCTCCATACTCCCCCAGTACCATACGGCCTTGATGACACTGTGATTGGCTAGAGCCTGGGTCAGCTGATCTCTGCCACCAGTTATAATGCTGACCACGCCTCCTGGAAGATCTGAGGACTGGAGAACCTAGAGAGACAGGTAACAGATGTGTTTGGGCGaaaatacatgcacacacacacgcaacagcATACACAAGCAAGCGTGTGCACACAAGTACACAGTTGAATCAAAACGTCAGGGGGCAGGACAGAACTCACCTGGATGAATTCTAGAGCAGGCAGTGGGTACTTTGGACTGGGCACCATGACGACAGCA
The sequence above is a segment of the Salvelinus alpinus chromosome 1, SLU_Salpinus.1, whole genome shotgun sequence genome. Coding sequences within it:
- the LOC139542268 gene encoding ferritin, middle subunit-like, with protein sequence MKMESQVRQNYHQDCEVAINRMINMEMFASYTYTSMAFYFSRDDVALPGFAHFFKENSDEEREHADKLLSFQNKRGGRIVLQEIKKPERDEWGNGLEAMQCALQLEKNVNQALLDLHKIASDKVDPHLCDFLETHYLNEQVEAIKKLGDHITNLTKMDAVKNKMTEYLFDKHTLGGQS